The Gammaproteobacteria bacterium genome includes the window CGTGCCATTTTATCTGGAGAACTTAGAGATACACCGACTGAAGTATTATCTGGTTTTGATCTTCGAATACCTACCCGCGTCGAGGATATAGACCCCCAAATTCTAAATCCAAAAAATACCTGGGCTGACTCCGAAAACTTCGAAACGGAAAAACAAAACTTAATAGAAAAGTTTGTGAATAATTTTAAGAAGTTCAAAGTAAGCGATGAAATACTGAACGCTGGCCCGGATTTAAAATGATGAAACATCCTAGCATTGCTTTCATTGGCGCAGGCAATATGGCCAGCAGCCTCATAGGTGGCTTAATTGCGGATCGATATCCAGCAAATAAAATCTGGGCCTCTAATCCTAAGCAAGATGAGTTAAGTCAGTTGCAGGAATGTTTTGAAATTCATGTGACACCGGATAATAGAGAGGCAGCCAATGCTTGCGATATATTGGTTTTGGCAGTGAAACCGTCACTGCTCAAATCGGTTATTTTAGAAATAAGCGACATTCTTCGTGAACGAAAACCTTTAATTATTTCAATTGTTACGGGAATCCGTTCCGAGACCATCATGAAATGGGCAGAATGTAATACGCTGAGTATCGTTCGATGTATGCCTAATACTCCGGCCTTACTACGTTGTGGCACCACTGGATTGTGCCCTAACGCTTACGTTTCTGAGGAAGAACAAACTACTGCGGAATCTATTTTACGCTCAGTGGGCGTGACCGTTTGGTTTGATGACGAACAAGATCTAGATGTCGTCACGGCCCTCTCCGGCTCGGGGCCCGCCTACTTTTTTTTAGTAATGGAGGCGATGATAGAGAC containing:
- a CDS encoding pyrroline-5-carboxylate reductase, which encodes MKHPSIAFIGAGNMASSLIGGLIADRYPANKIWASNPKQDELSQLQECFEIHVTPDNREAANACDILVLAVKPSLLKSVILEISDILRERKPLIISIVTGIRSETIMKWAECNTLSIVRCMPNTPALLRCGTTGLCPNAYVSEEEQTTAESILRSVGVTVWFDDEQDLDVVTALSGSGPAYFFLVMEAMIETATALGLDPEQAQLLTVNTAIGAARMALESGKAVHVLREQVTSPGGTTEQAIGVLESGGIRDLFARALIAAKNKASEMSQLLE